Proteins from one Bos indicus x Bos taurus breed Angus x Brahman F1 hybrid chromosome 19, Bos_hybrid_MaternalHap_v2.0, whole genome shotgun sequence genomic window:
- the LOC113877609 gene encoding LOW QUALITY PROTEIN: keratin, type I microfibrillar, 47.6 kDa-like (The sequence of the model RefSeq protein was modified relative to this genomic sequence to represent the inferred CDS: deleted 1 base in 1 codon) has product MWSAKTPPTIMGIKGPWRKERLKPIHFHLHQFTCPSITSPSTMPYSCCLPTLSYRSSCSSRPCVPHSCRGTTLPGACNIPANVGSCNWFCEGSFNGNEKETMQFLNDRLASYLEKVRQLERDNAELESRILERSQQQEPLLCPNYQSYFRTIEELQQKILCAKSENSRLVIQIDNAKLAADDFRTKYETERSLRQLVESDINSLRRILDELTLCKADLEAQVESLKEELLCLKKNHEEEANSLRSQLGDRLNVEVDAAPTVDLNRVLNETRAQYEALVETNRRDMEEWYIRQTEELNKQVVSSSEQLQSYQAEIIELRRTVNALEVELQAQHNLRDSLENTLTETEARYSCQLAQVQGLIGNVESQLAEIRSDLERQNQEYQVLLDVRARLECEINTYRGLLDSEDSKLPCNPCATTNASSISCRSSAQNRCC; this is encoded by the exons ATGTGGAGTGCCAAGACCCCACCCACCATTATGGGTATAAAAGGAccatggagaaaggagagacTCAAACCT ATCCACTTCCACCTCCATCAGTTCACCTGCCCTTCCATCACCTCTCCCAGCACCATGCCTTACAGCTGCTGCCTGCCCACCTTGAGCTACCGTTCCAGCTGCTCCTCCCGGCCCTGTGTGCCCCACAGCTGCCGTGGTACCACCCTGCCCGGGGCCTGCAACATCCCTGCCAATGTGGGCAGCTGTAACTGGTTCTGCGAGGGCTCCTTCAATGGCAACGAGAAGGAGACCATGCAGTTTCTGAACGATCGCCTGGCTAGCTACCTGGAGAAGGTGCGGCAGCTGGAGCGGGACAATGCAGAGCTGGAGAGCCGCATCCTGGAGCGGAGCCAGCAGCAGGAGCCCCTCTTGTGCCCCAACTACCAGTCTTACTTCCGGACCATCGAGGAGCTCCAGCAGAAG ATCCTATGTGCCAAGTCTGAGAACTCCAGGCTGGTGATACAGATCGACAATGCCAAGCTGGCTGCTGATGACTTCAGGACCAA GTATGAGACAGAGCGTTCCTTGCGGCAGCTGGTGGAATCAGACATAAACAGCCTGCGTAGGATCCTGGACGAGCTGACCCTGTGCAAGGCCGACCTGGAGGCTCAGGTGGAGTCCCTGAAGGAGGAGCTGCTTTGCCTCAAGAAGAACCATGAGGAG gaAGCCAATTCACTGCGGAGCCAGCTGGGAGATCGCCTCAACGTGGAGGTGGACGCCGCCCCCACTGTGGACCTCAACCGTGTGCTCAACGAGACCAGGGCTCAGTACGAGGCCCTGGTGGAGACCAACCGCAGGGACATGGAGGAATGGTACATCAGGCAG ACTGAGGAGCTGAACAAGCAGGTGGTGTCCAGCTCAGAGCAGCTGCAGTCCTACCAGGCAGAGATCATCGAGCTGAGACGCACGGTCAACGCCCTGGAGGTGGAGCTTCAGGCCCAGCACAACCTG AGAGACTCCCTGGAGAACACCCTGACGGAGACGGAGGCCCGCTACAGCTGCCAGCTGGCCCAGGTGCAGGGCCTGATCGGCAACGTGGAGTCACAGCTGGCGGAGATCAGGAGTGACCTGGAGCGGCAGAACCAGGAGTACCAGGTGCTGCTGGATGTGCGGGCCCGGCTGGAGTGTGAGATCAACACGTACCGTGGGCTGCTGGACAGCGAGGACTCCAA GCTCCCCTGCAACCCATGTGCCACCACCAATGCTAGTAGCATCTCCTGTAGGTCCTCCGCTCAAAATCGTTGCTGTTAA